The following coding sequences lie in one Musa acuminata AAA Group cultivar baxijiao chromosome BXJ3-1, Cavendish_Baxijiao_AAA, whole genome shotgun sequence genomic window:
- the LOC135587016 gene encoding monocopper oxidase-like protein SKU5 — translation MVGRWRSSAAAAAGWVVAVALVWATALMLPSSAGDPFAYFDWDVSYITASPLGVPQKVIAIAKQFPGPIMNVTTNWNVVVNVLNSLDEPVLLTWDGIQHRKNCWQDGVMGTNCPIPPGWNWTFQFQVKDQIGSFFYFPSLGLQRAAGGYGGITVNNREVIAVPFGKPDGDITLFIGDWYIKNHTDLRKALDDGKDLGMPDGVLMNGKGPYRYNTTLVPDGIDYETINIEPGKTYRFRVHNVGISTSLNFRIQNHNLLLVETEASYTVQQNYTNLDIHVGQSYSFLVTMDQNASSDYYIVASARFLNESLWSRVTGVAILHYSNSKGMASGPLPDSPNDFYDKTFSMNQARSIRMNVSAGAARPNPQGSFRYGSIDVTQVYVLRNMPPVIINGKRRATLNGISYSPPVTPLRLADEYNKQGVYTLDFPIRPLNRPPQLGTSVINGTYKGFMEIIFQNNDTMVQTYHMDGYAFFVVGMDYGEWTENSRGTYNKWDGVSRCTTQVFPGAWTAVLVSLDSVGFWNVRVENLDTWYLGQEVYVRVVNPEDNSNRTELPMPDSVLYCGLLKDKQKQQIPHGSQTSSFFITYVRGMLLSSMMILASVAIFP, via the exons ATGGTAGGGCGGTGGCGGTCgagcgcggcggcggcggcggggtggGTGGTGGCGGTGGCGCTGGTGTGGGCCACGGCGCTGATGCTCCCGAGCTCCGCCGGCGATCCCTTCGCTTACTTCGATTGGGATGTCTCCTACATCACCGCTTCCCCTCTCGGCGTCCCCCAGAAG GTGATCGCGATCGCGAAGCAGTTTCCCGGCCCCATTATGAACGTTACCACCAACTGGAATGTGGTCGTTAACGTACTCAACAGCTTGGATGAGCCTGTCCTCCTGACCTG GGACGGAATCCAGCACCGGAAGAACTGCTGGCAGGATGGGGTGATGGGCACCAACTGCCCTATCCCCCCGGGCTGGAACTGGACCTTCCAGTTCCAGGTGAAGGACCAGATCGGCAGCTTCTTCTACTTCCCCTCCCTCGGCCTCCAGCGAGCTGCTGGTGGCTATGGTGGGATCACTGTCAACAACCGTGAAGTCATCGCCGTGCCATTTGGGAAGCCAGATGGGGACATCACCCTCTTTATCGGGGATTGGTACATCAAGAACCACACG GACCTGAGGAAGGCGCTCGATGATGGGAAGGACCTCGGAATGCCTGATGGAGTTCTGATGAATGGGAAGGGGCCGTATCGTTATAATACTACGCTTGTTCCTGATGGGATTGATTATGAAACCATCAACATAGAACCGG GCAAAACATATCGCTTCCGTGTTCACAATGTTGGCATCTCAACTAGCTTGAACTTCAGAATTCAAAATCACAACCTTCTTCTTGTGGAGACAGAAGCATCATACACTGTGCAACAGAATTATACCAACCTCGATATCCATGTTGGTCAGTCATACTCCTTCTTGGTTACCATGGATCAGAATGCAAGCAGTGACTACTACATTGTAGCAAGTGCTAGGTTCCTAAATGAGTCACTATGGAGTAGAGTTACTGGTGTTGCCATTTTGCACTACTCAAATTCCAAAGGCATGGCATCTGGTCCTCTTCCTGATTCCCCTAACGATTTCTATGATAAGACCTTTTCGATGAACCAAGCCAGATCTATCAG GATGAATGTAAGTGCTGGTGCTGCACGTCCTAATCCTCAAGGATCATTTAGATATGGTTCGATTGATGTGACCCAGGTGTATGTTTTGAGAAATATGCCTCCTGTGATCATCAATGGAAAACGCAGGGCTACACTAAATGGTATATCATATTCTCCTCCTGTTACTCCTCTAAGGCTTGCTGATGAGTACAACAAGCAGGGAGTTTATACACTTGATTTCCCCATTAGACCACTCAATAGACCACCTCAACTTGGAACGTCTGTGATCAATGGCACGTACAAGGGTTTCATGGAAATTATATTCCAAAACAATGATACTATGGTTCAGACATACCACATGGATGGATATGCATTCTTTGTAGTGGG GATGGATTATGGTGAGTGGACAGAGAACAGTAGGGGTACATACAACAAGTGGGATGGTGTTTCTCGCTGCACAACACAG GTTTTCCCAGGGGCATGGACTGCTGTCCTAGTCTCACTGGATAGTGTAGGTTTTTGGAATGTACGAGTGGAGAATCTTGATACATGGTACCTTGGCCAGGAGGTGTATGTAAGAGTCGTCAATCCTGAAGACAATTCAAACAGGACAGAGTTGCCAATGCCAGATAGTGTCCTCTATTGCGGTCTCCTCAAAGATAAGCAGAA GCAGCAGATTCCTCATGGCTCTCAAACTTCATCTTTTTTCATCACATATGTAAGGGGCATGCTGCTTTCATCAATGATGATTTTGGCTTCAGTTGCCATTTTCCCATAA
- the LOC103992866 gene encoding vesicle-associated protein 1-3 gives MSEGGFLDIQPTELKFPFELKKQSSCSMQLINKTDQYVAFKVKTTNPKKYCVRPNTGVVLPRSTCDVTVTMQAQKEAPPDMQCKDKFLLQSVMAENGVTTKDITSEMFNKEPGKVVDEFKLRVVCVPASPPSPVPEESEEGSSPRLSTFENGAQSLKTLDSVSRASEPPREKSSEALAMNSKLPEEKNSAIQQNQKLRQELDQLRKERNGHCGSFSVTFVVLVGLLGALIGYIIKKS, from the exons ATGAGCGAGGGAGGGTTTCTCGACATCCAGCCGACGGAGCTCAAATTCCCTT TCGAGTTGAAGAAGCAGAGCTCATGTTCCATGCAGCTGATTAACAAGACAGATCAATATGTTGCCTTCAAA GTTAAAACAACCAACCCGAAGAAATATTGTGTCCGCCCTAATACTGGGGTCGTCTTACCCAGGTCCACCTGTGATGTCACCG TCACAATGCAAGCACAAAAGGAGGCTCCACCTGACATGCAATGCAAAGACAAGTTCCTACTTCAGAGTGTTATGGCAGAAAATGGTGTGACAACCAAGGACATAACATCCGAAATG TTCAATAAAGAACCCGGTAAGGTTGTTGATGAGTTCAAGCTGCGGGTAGTATGTGTTCCTGCTAGTCCTCCCTCACCTGTTCCTGAGGAATCAGAAGAAGGATCCTCACCAAGGTTGTCAACATTTGAAAATGGGGCCCAAAGTTTAAAAACACTTGATTCT GTATCAAGAGCTAGTGAGCCCCCAAGAGAGAAATCATCGGAG GCGTTGGCTATGAATTCAAAATTGCCCGAAGAGAAAAATTCTGCCATTCAGCAAAATCAGAAGCTCCGACAGGAACTG GATCAGCTGAGAAAAGAACGCAACGGGCACTGTGGCAGCTTCAGTGTCACATTTGTAGTATTGGTGGGTCTTCTAGGTGCTCTTATTGGGTATATCATCAAGAAGTCATAG
- the LOC135628998 gene encoding protein NRT1/ PTR FAMILY 6.3-like — MVGLPETDGPGEILSDAWDYKGRPAIRSRSGGWTSAAMILVVELNERLTTLGIAVNLVTYLRGTMHLGTAVSANTVTNFMGTSFMLCLLGGFIADTFLGRYLTIAIFAAVQASGVTILTISTVVRGLRPPACSDLAAGGCVKASGTQLAVLYLALYLTALGTGGLKSSVSGFGSDQFDETNRREKVQMMKFFNWFFFFISLGSLVAVTVLVYIQDNLGRQWGYGLCAAAIGLGLVLFLSGTRRYRFKKLVGSPLTQIAAVMVAAWRKRGLELPSDPSLLHDIDEKQTAAPGAEKGSKKSSAKQRLPRTKQFRCLDRAAIDVNLSTAKPTKWQLATLTDVEEVKIVIRMLPIWATTIMFWTVYAQMTTFSVSQATTMDRRIGRSFRIPPGSLTVFFVGSILLTVPVYDRVVVPVTRRFTGNPHGLTSLQRMGVGLVMSILAMVAAALIEIKRLRVARANPASMEKGATVPVSVFWLVPQFFLVGSGEAFTYIGQLDFFLRECPKGMKTMSTGLFLSTLSLGFFVSSVLVSVVHKVTGESGHGGWLTDNLNRGKLYNFYWLVAVLGCVNLLLYLVAAKWYVYKEQRAVVDDDSMAGVELTEEACCHA; from the exons ATGGTGGGATTGCCGGAAACCGATGGACCAGGAGAGATCCTGTCCGACGCCTGGGACTACAAGGGCCGCCCTGCAATCCGTTCCCGGAGCGGCGGCTGGACCAGTGCTGCCATGATCCTAG TGGTGGAGCTGAACGAGAGGTTGACGACGCTGGGCATCGCGGTGAACCTGGTGACGTACTTGAGGGGCACCATGCACCTGGGCACTGCCGTCTCCGCTAACACCGTCACCAACTTCATGGGCACCTCCTTCATGCTCTGCCTCCTCGGCGGCTTCATTGCGGACACCTTCCTCGGCCGCTACCTCACCATCGCCATCTTCGCCGCCGTCCAAGCTTCG GGAGTGACGATCCTGACCATCTCGACCGTTGTGCGGGGGCTGCGCCCGCCTGCATGCTCCGACCTGGCCGCCGGAGGCTGCGTCAAGGCCTCCGGGACGCAGCTGGCGGTGCTTTACCTGGCGCTTTACCTGACGGCGCTCGGCACCGGGGGGCTCAAATCGAGCGTGTCCGGGTTCGGGTCGGACCAGTTCGACGAGACCAACCGCAGGGAGAAGGTGCAGATGATGAAGTTCTTCAActggttcttcttcttcatcagcctCGGCTCGCTGGTCGCCGTGACGGTGCTGGTGTACATCCAGGACAACCTGGGCCGGCAGTGGGGGTACGGGCTGTGCGCCGCGGCCATCGGCCTGGGGCTTGTCCTCTTCCTCTCCGGGACCAGGAGGTACAGGTTCAAGAAGCTGGTGGGGAGCCCTCTGACGCAGATAGCGGCCGTGATGGTGGCGGCGTGGAGGAAGAGAGGCCTGGAGTTGCCGTCCGATCCTTCGCTGCTGCATGACATCGACGAGAAGCAGACGGCAGCGCCGGGAGCGGAGAAGGGATCAAAGAAGAGCAGCGCAAAGCAGAGGCTGCCTCGCACCAAGCAGTTCCG CTGCCTGGATAGGGCAGCGATCGACGTCAACCTTTCGACGGCGAAGCCCACCAAGTGGCAGCTCGCGACCCTGACGGATGTGGAGGAAGTGAAGATAGTGATCCGGATGCTTCCCATTTGGGCCACCACCATCATGTTCTGGACCGTGTACGCCCAGATGACCACCTTCTCCGTGTCACAGGCCACCACCATGGACCGCCGCATCGGCCGCTCATTCCGGATCCCGCCAGGCTCCCTCACCGTCTTCTTCGTCGGCTCCATCCTCCTCACCGTGCCTGTCTACGACCGCGTCGTCGTCCCCGTCACCCGCCGCTTCACCGGAAACCCCCACGGTCTCACCTCACTGCAGCGCATGGGGGTCGGCCTCGTGATGTCCATCCTGGCCATGGTCGCCGCCGCCCTCATCGAGATCAAGCGCCTCCGGGTGGCGCGAGCGAACCCGGCGTCGATGGAGAAGGGTGCCACCGTCCCCGTGAGCGTCTTCTGGCTTGTCCCGCAGTTCTTCCTCGTGGGGTCCGGCGAGGCCTTCACGTACATCGGCCAGCTCGACTTCTTCTTGAGGGAGTGCCCCAAGGGGATGAAGACCATGAGCACCGGGCTGTTCCTAAGCACACTGTCGCTGGGCTTCTTCGTCAGCTCCGTGCTGGTGTCGGTGGTGCACAAGGTGACGGGGGAGAGCGGCCACGGTGGCTGGCTCACCGACAACCTCAACCGCGGCAAGCTCTACAACTTCTACTGGCTAGTCGCGGTGCTGGGCTGCGTGAACCTGTTGCTCTATCTGGTAGCGGCCAAGTGGTACGTGTACAAGGAGCAGCGCGCGGTGGTGGACGACGACAGCATGGCCGGGGTGGAGCTGACAGAGGAAGCGTGTTGCCATGCATGA
- the LOC135629148 gene encoding uncharacterized protein LOC135629148 — protein sequence MAFLLGLNQKEDEPLSLYINRFAARVWELPDAHPSLSIQAFVVGLRPSRLFWSLVERPPTTVPEMLQRANQFVEAEAWTVGKRQEHKRERSESARGQLPPVPRRKLHRHDASPLRPHPPSTGTSRTEIFLQIRERGLLKPPFPMKSPWELADQSKYCRFHRQNGHDTEECRELSRQIYELRREGHLDPHAQTGGPTSGGDSISGRKAYAHSARDEDPHGAPDPRVAFPPEGAEQPEHDDALVIMARIANAQVRRIMIDTGSSADILFHDAFQKLGLAKGTLKPSARTSLGSPVTRSHHWEPSRCL from the exons ATGGCGttcctcctcggactcaaccagaaggaggatgagcccctctcccttTACATAAATCGCTTCGCTGCAAGAGTCTGGGAGCTcccggacgctcacccttctTTGTCTATACAGGCGTTCGTGGTAGGTCTACGCCCCTCTAGGCTCTTTTGgtctctcgtggagcgaccccctacCACGGTCCCCGAGATGCTTCAGCGCGCGAACCAATTCGTGGAGGCCGAGGCCTGGACGGTGGGGAAGCGCCAGGAACACAAGAGGGAAAGATCCGAGTCGGCTCGGGGGCAACTTCCCCCCGTGCCCAGGCGGAAGCTTCACCGGCATGATGCTTCCCCGCTAAGACCCCACCCGCCTTCTACGGGTACGTCTCGGActgagatcttcctccaaattaGGGAAAGAGGACTACTCAAGCCCCCCTTCCCAATGAAAAGCCCGTGGGAGCTGGCCGACCAGTCCAAGTACTGTCGCTTCCACCGGCAGAACGGACATGATACTGAGGAATGCCGCGAGCTGTCACGGCAAATCTATGAGCTCCGTCGCGAAGGGCACCTCGACCCGCACGCTCAAACGG GGGGCCCGACGTCCGGCGGGGACAGCATATCTGGAAGGAAGGCATACGCCCACTCGGCCAGGGATGAGGATCCCCATGGAGCACCTGACCCTCGGGTCGCGTTTCCCCCCGAGGGAGCTGAGCAACCGGAGCACGATGACGCGCTCGTGATAATGGCCAGAATCGCTAACGCGCAGGTCAGGAGAATTATGATTGACACAGGAAGTTCGGCGGACATACTATTTcacgacgccttccagaagctagGACTGGCGAAGGGGACTTTGAAACCATCTGCTCGAACCTCACTGGGTTCACCGGTGACTCGATCTCACCACTGGGAGCCGTCACGCTGCCTTTGA
- the LOC135628999 gene encoding acyl transferase 4-like, whose product MSIMEAIELASTKPHYIWTSATAHTAHWQSRLSSAAAAMSFAVTRTCRSLVTPSGVTPTGSLGLSAIDRVPGLRHMVRSLHVFRHGREPARVIREALSKALVKYYPFAGRFVDDPEGGGEVRVACTGEGAWFVEAKADCSLEDVKYLDLPLMILEDELLPKPCPGLNPLDLPLMLQVTEFVDSGFVVGLISVHTIADGLGVAQFINAVAEIARGRPKPTVEPAWSREVIPNPPKLPPGGPPVLPSFKLLHATVDLSPDHIDHVKSRHLELTGQRCSTFDVAVANLWQSRTRAINLDPGVDVHVCFFANTRHLLRQVVLLPPEDGYYGNCFYPVTATAPSGRIASAALIDVVSIIRDAKSRLPGEFAKWAAGDFKDDPYELSFTYNSLFVSDWTRLGFLDVDYGWGKPLHVIPFAYLDIMAVGIIGASPAPQKGTRVMAQCVEKEHMQAFLEEMKGFA is encoded by the exons ATGAGCATCATGGAGGCCATCGAACTTGCATCCACCAAACCACACTATATATGGACCTCTGCAACTGCTCATACAGCACATTGGCAGAGTCGTCTGTCCTCCGCAGCTGCAGCTATGAGCTTTGCTGTGACCAGAACATGCCGGTCTTTGGTCACTCCAAGCGGGGTCACGCCGACGGGCTCGCTCGGCCTCTCCGCCATCGACCGGGTGCCCGGCCTCAGGCATATGGTGCGGTCGCTACACGTGTTCAGGCACGGCCGGGAGCCGGCCAGGGTCATCAGGGAAGCACTGTCGAAGGCGCTGGTGAAGTACTACCCTTTCGCGGGGCGGTTCGTGGACGATCCCGAGGGCGGCGGCGAGGTTCGTGTCGCTTGCACTGGCGAGGGCGCTTGGTTCGTCGAGGCCAAGGCGGACTGCAGCTTGGAGGACGTGAAGTACCTCGATCTCCCGCTCATGATCCTTGAGGACGAGCTCCTGCCCAAGCCCTGCCCGGGACTGAACCCCCTCGACCTCCCTCTCATGCTGCAG GTGACAGAGTTCGTGGACAGCGGATTCGTGGTCGGCCTCATCTCCGTCCATACCATCGCCGACGGCCTCGGCGTCGCCCAGTTCATCAACGCCGTCGCCGAGATCGCCCGTGGCCGGCCGAAGCCCACCGTGGAGCCTGCATGGTCCCGGGAGGTCATACCCAACCCACCTAAGCTGCCTCCCGGTGGCCCGCCCGTGCTCCCCTCCTTCAAGCTGCTCCACGCCACCGTCGACCTATCCCCTGACCACATCGATCACGTCAAGTCCCGACACTTGGAGCTCACCGGCCAGCGCTGCTCTACCTTCGACGTCGCCGTCGCCAACCTGTGGCAGTCCCGCACGCGCGCCATCAACCTGGACCCCGGCGTCGACGTGCACGTGTGCTTCTTCGCCAACACTCGCCACCTGTTGCGCCAGGTCGTCCTCCTGCCCCCCGAGGATGGCTACTACGGAAACTGCTTCTACCCGGTGACCGCCACCGCCCCAAGCGGCAGGATCGCATCGGCCGCGCTCATCGATGTCGTCAGCATCATCAGGGACGCCAAGTCGAGGCTGCCGGGCGAGTTCGCCAAGTGGGCTGCCGGGGATTTCAAGGACGACCCTTACGAGCTCAGCTTCACGTACAACTCGCTGTTCGTGTCGGACTGGACCCGGCTCGGCTTCCTCGACGTCGACTACGGCTGGGGCAAGCCCCTCCACGTTATACCGTTCGCGTACTTGGATATCATGGCGGTCGGCATCATCGGGGCGTCGCCGGCGCCGCAAAAGGGGACTCGGGTGATGGCGCAGTGCGTCGAGAAGGAGCACATGCAGGCGTTCCTGGAAGAGATGAAAGGCTTCGCTTAA
- the LOC135629002 gene encoding 14 kDa proline-rich protein DC2.15-like yields MASEAVLSSSAAALLLSLNLLFFAMVSAGAPCPPSPSKKPPTPSPASGACPVDALKLGGCANVLDGLIHAKVAKPPKEPCCSLIDGLVDLEAAVCLCTAIKANVLGIHLNLPINLSLLLNYCGKQSPTGFKCA; encoded by the coding sequence ATGGCTTCCGAGGCTGTGTTATCCTCCTCCGCCGcagctctccttctctctctcaacCTCCTCTTCTTCGCCATGGTCTCCGCAGGCGCCCCATGCCCACCTTCACCCTCCAAGAAGCCACCCACGCCTTCTCCTGCCTCCGGCGCTTGCCCCGTGGACGCTCTTAAGCTCGGCGGGTGCGCCAACGTCCTCGATGGCCTGATCCACGCCAAGGTGGCCAAGCCACCCAAGGAGCCCTGCTGCTCCCTCATCGACGGGCTCGTCGACCTCGAGGCTGCAGTGTGCCTCTGCACCGCCATCAAGGCTAATGTGCTGGGCATCCATCTCAACCTCCCGATCAACCTCAGCTTGCTCCTCAACTACTGCGGCAAGCAGAGCCCCACCGGTTTCAAGTGTGCTTGA